Within Chitinivibrionales bacterium, the genomic segment GAGGACGGGTCAGCATCGAACGAGAACGGTTCCCGCAAGGCGTTGTCGATTTCCTTGAAGCAAAAGGGTACCGTATCGATCTGAGAGATCCCTATGCTTTTTACCTCGGTGCGGTTCATGCTGTTGTAATGTCGGAAAATGAATTCGAGGGAGTAGCGGAAATCCGGCGAGATGGAACGGCAGGCGGAATATAACAATGAAACTCCCTGTCCTGATTACCATCCCCCATGGTGGCACATCTGTACCACCCGAAATTAACGATCATATTGCACTTACACCGGAGGATATTCTCAAAGATGGAGACGCCTTTACCCGGGAGATATACGACCTGCGCAATAATGCGGTCGATACAATTATCTCGGAAACGGCCCGTGCGATTATCGACGTCAATCGTGCTCCCGATGATTTTCCACCGGGGAACCCTGATGGAGTTCTGAAAAGCGTTACCTGTTATAATAAATCGGTGTATTTGCCCGGAAAAACACCCGAAAGCAAAACTGCAGACCTGCTGCTGAAACGGTATTATGCCTCATTTCACCGAAAAATCAACAATTCTCTTGCAAGAAATAAGGAATTAAAGCTCGGATTGGACTGCCATTCAATGGCGGCATTCGCTCCTCCGATATCCCCGGACAGACAAAGTCCCCGACCCGCAATATGCCTTGGCAATCGCAGAGGTCAAAGCTGCCCTTTTCCCCTTGTGGAAAAACTCAGAGAGCGCCTTTCCGATGCCTTTGCTGTTTCGAAAAATGATATACGAATTAACGATCCCTTTGCAGGTGGCTATATTATCGGGACCTATGGGAACGAACCAATACCCTGGATTCAAATAGAACTCAACAGAAATTTATACATGACATTGCCTTCAAAGGAAGGCGAAAAAATTCTCCAGGATAATACAAGAATTCAAGACGTTAACCGAAAACTTAACCAGGGCTTACAAAGCTTTTTCCGCTCCTGCGGACTTTAACAAACTATTCCCAAAGATCTTCAGCATCATTGACATCGCTGACGATCTCAGCATAACCGTCTTTGGCTCTGTTTTCGAAATCAAGCTCTTCTACATCATCCTCATTAGAGAAATCTTCCTCGTAATCCTCATGTTCACGAAGAATTTCATCAGCATCATAGGATTCATTCAGCAGCATGCAACCTTCTCCTTAAAACGTTTAAATCAGAACCATTCCTTCTTATTTTTATAAAAAAGGAATAATTATTTCTTATTTCCTTTCCCCTAGCCAAAGGAAAGTATCTGGCAAAATGGTTAATGGCAGCAAAAATCGCAAGACCCATTATCCATTAATTCAGCAAGCTATGTAATTTAATAAAAAATTTTGAAAAATTCATGAAAAATTTCATTTATTTAAAAAAATATCTGCAAATATAATGCCTTTTCATTTCTTATCCTACCACCCCTCTTCATCGGTAAAATCATGAGCAATTATCCGCAATTTTTTTGTTTCATTTTTATCATTATTTTTAATCTGGAGTATTCTTGCACCAATCATTAACTATCAGAGGGGAATACCCCTTTGAGGGGATACGCCCCCGGCTTTCGCCAACCACAGCCTTACAAGAGTGCAACCACTCCTTTTTGGTAACCGGCTCGACGG encodes:
- a CDS encoding N-formylglutamate amidohydrolase, with protein sequence MKLPVLITIPHGGTSVPPEINDHIALTPEDILKDGDAFTREIYDLRNNAVDTIISETARAIIDVNRAPDDFPPGNPDGVLKSVTCYNKSVYLPGKTPESKTADLLLKRYYASFHRKINNSLARNKELKLGLDCHSMAAFAPPISPDRQSPRPAICLGNRRGQSCPFPLVEKLRERLSDAFAVSKNDIRINDPFAGGYIIGTYGNEPIPWIQIELNRNLYMTLPSKEGEKILQDNTRIQDVNRKLNQGLQSFFRSCGL